Genomic window (Maylandia zebra isolate NMK-2024a linkage group LG11, Mzebra_GT3a, whole genome shotgun sequence):
acaagagtCAAACATGATCAAAGTGCAAGAGATCAGTGGAAATAGTTGTGCAGCAGTCTGATATCACTGCTATCATTATTTGCTGTTGAAAGTACTGTAGCTCAGAACTTACACCAGTGCATTTCCTCCATCTATAGATCTATCACACCTAGACTCAACATCTTGTTCTGGCCTAAGCTCTAAATAAATTCTGTGCAGCGTTCTTGTGAATTGAAGTGGAATAAACCTCTATGTTATTCTATGTGGCATATCAAGTCTTCTCTGCACAGAGCAGTTTTTCATAGTTATTCGAAAATTAAAGAAAGGGGAAACATTATCATATGAAGCGTCCATGAAGAGCTTACAATTTCTGATTAAAAGTTAACTATCACAGCCATGTACCTATAAACAGCTAAAAAGATTAAATATCTTGAAAATAGTAACAAATCTGATCAATCTGGATTCAGCACAGTAAAAATCAATAAGAAACAACACATTTTATcttcaaaacaaacaacttcTGAAGTTGACTTTTTGACTGCTGGGTTTGGACAGCTTATTGTTCTGATCCTCACTTGAGGGGTAGACTACAAACAAAATTCAAcacagccaggctttctttATGCTAGCTGTCCTAACAAAACCCCAAACCTCAGTTGGAGATAACTGTTATCACAGTTAAGAACAGGGTTTATCAGCTTCCTCTATCAGGCAGGGGTATATGCATCAGGCTCTGTGCGTGCTCAAACCAAACTGGGCATTTTGcaagtcatgtgactcttcTTCTGCATGAAAGAATCATAATAGGTGCTGTCTACTCCAATCAGAAGCATTATCAACTGATGATGATAAAATTGTGATTAAGAAGATAAAAAACATTACAGCAAAATGCATCactgcaaataaaacaaaaaaaaattatataatgttgcAGAAAATCATTAATCTGGTGGTTTCGTGCACAGAGTAGTCCAAAACATTTGAATTCAAGTTATTTTATCTCTGAGCAcgctctctgtgctgctgtttagcTGCTCTGAAACTGTAAACTGGAtccattttaacattaaaactaaattaaaattgCTGCACTTTGTCAGCAGATCAAAGTGAAAACTATTTTATGGATTGAACAGGTATTCCTGCTGTCTGTTCTTGTAGCGTCCAGCAGTGTAAAGGAGACTAAGCAGTAGATTAGAATCAAGTACAACAAGGTTTATACAATTTCTGCATAACAAAATAAATCAGTATACATTTCAGGTGCTTCAGTGGTTTAAGCGGTGGTACGGCTTAACGACTTGGACATATAAAACATATTCCCCCAGTAGATAATCTAGATAACATTTAATAcatgctgtaaataaaagaatcagTGAAACCATGAAACATAATCTGATCAGAAGCAGGTTATCTGTTCAGTCTAAGTTACCACAGTGACTTAGTCAGATAAAAAGAAATCCACTTTTATGACACAGAAACCTTTAGCCTGGACCTGCTCACTAAGTCATTAATCTGGCTTCATAGTGCAGGCCTCAGGTCTATGTTATTCTGCATTTACTACAACATGCATCAGCAGCAGGAGATCTGAGATAGCATGGAGCAAAGTGTCAGCAGTTAGCTACACCAACAGCCAACCACAGCTTTTCAGGTGAGTCATGCTGAAAAGCTCAGATAACACCCTGTTGACTTCTCTTTCTTGCTCTTATTACAGTCAAAAACTGGTTGGGAGGCTTTCCTTGTACTTATAACATCACAAAATCGACTCCTAGGAATATGACTTCACAGCTATCAGTTCCACTCCTCACTTGACAAGTTTGCATGATAGTAAGAAAAGTCTCATTGAGAGCAGGCAAAGGAGAAACTAGAATAAACAGTAGTTGTGAAGAGTCGCACAGTGAGCTGAAAAGAGATTGGTGCAAACAATGAAAACAGTGACCCCCCCTTCGCCTGTATTTGCTTTGGTCTCACTgggattttttaattttactaaGAAATGCCAATCAACTAAATTTACATTCTtggatttattacattttatttaaacaaaacagtgaagcaaAGCCTGACATTGTCTTATGTAAAAAATTAACTTCCAGTCTGATCCTCAGAGTGACTGTGAAAACAGATCATTCATTTAACATTAGTATCAGATGAGTACTTGACATTGAAAAATGCATGAAGCCAACAGATCTGTGTCGTATCAGAGCTGGGAAAAGTTGCATTGGTGCATCGTTAGAAAGCTGTAGTTGCTGCCAAGGTGTCGCAAATCTTGCAAATAAAGCTGATAAGAGCCCTGCTTCCTCTGCACATTTAGACTGTAGTTTCATGGATTTTAAAATTTCCTAGAGGTAAAACTTAAATTAGTCCATCTGAAAATCTGGTATTGCCAAAAGCtttataaatttttttattGACATTACCTCATTGGCCTGACATTTATAATAATGTGATCAATGAGGTTAGCAGCCTCATGGAGCTGTAGAAACACTCGCAGGTGTACGGGAGTGCTACAGAACAGTGCTGCTTTTAGCTTAAGACATTTCTGCCAGACTGCAGCAAGACGCAAGCTTTTTCCCCCTGCATGTCACTGCATGGTATTAATATAATTACTTATTTGCTTGGTATGCTTGTCTGTTTAAATAGCAGAAGTGATTATCAAACCAGTTTTAACATCCACTTGCTTCCTAATTTTTTGAAGAGAGTCAATTACTAGTGCAAGCAAATAATTTCTCACAAAGACACGGCATCATTTTCATACTGTCAGCTGTGAGCGGCAGTGTCCTAAcactgaagtgtgtgtgtgtgtgtgtgtgcgcgcgcgtgggGGGGGGATTGAATAACTTTGCTCATCATTACTTCTGTCAGAACtgactttttaaagaaaatctatTCTTGGACTCTTTTAGAGTCATTCTGCATTCTTCACACTTGGGGGGTGGGGGCGTTATTTAGCTTATACTGAACTTCTGCCTTAGGCTGTTGTAGCACCCGACTCTTTAAGATCACCCTTTTCTTGTAACTGGCTGCAaacgcagaaaaaaaaaatacagtattaGTGACATCTTCCCTCACTAACATAAGAAAATCTGTCTGAAACTGACCCATCCCCCATTTTTACAAGTGTATACGACATAATATAATTTTCTCTTATGTATACTATAGTTATTCTTATAAATCCAACTGTTTGATTCATCTTCCTAAAATATTCAAGACAGACTGAagggattttaaaaataaaagtctttTTAGAGGCAAATGAATACACTCAATTGCAACAAGACACTCGATTAGATAGTCACAACTGACCTTTATTGTATCATGGTCCAGATATAAAACCACTGAAAGGCTACATTAGGTTTTAGGATATTGGCTGCTTTTCTCATCCTCATTTTTACTGGCATTCATCAGTGCAATGATACTGATGATACTTGGCTAGAGACCAATGGTTTGCCTTCCCCGACATTCGATTCAGAGAATTAATTAGGAGAAATGTTAACTGCTAAATTTACAGTCTGCTTCCAAGTCAGATTTGACGTGTAAATGAGCAAAGCACCCAAAGGCCCGGGGCTTCTGCTGATCTGAACAGTGCCCCACAGCAGAAGGCTGTTTGCTCTGGGCAGATCttcagtgtgtgtgggtgtgtgggtgaAGTTATGCAAGTGTGGAGGAGGGAGCTGAGAGTAAAGACTGATGCTCAGCTGAGCACAGTATcagacataaaaagaaaaatattcaatATCTTGTCATACTTACTGCATCATGACCACTATGTTGTGAACTTTAATTGTTGGTAAGGTGCAGTAGTCACTGAAAGAGAGACAAGTAAGATTAAACATGATACTGATCTGAGTGTAAAATGCCTTATTAATAGGACTTCAAATAAGATACTCACAACATGTAACTCAATTCATCAGCGATGATGGTGGGGACCATGTAATCAATCTGTAAACACAATTCAGAGAGAAAAGATATTAGATTTGAAAATCCATTTTCTGCCACTTATCCAGCGGGGGGCTggggcctatcccagctgttacagaggaaaaCCAGCGTGCACcccggacaggtcgccagtctatcGCAGAGCTAACACAGAGATAACATTCACGCTCACACTCACAACTATGGCTAATTTAGACTTGCCTGTCAACCTAAACCtatgcatgtttttggactgtgagaggaagctaCAGCATCTGGAGAGAAACCACACGAGCACAGAGAGAGCatgcaaactgcacacagaaaaGCCGCAGCTGGACACGTTTCAAATTCACTAGCAAAATAAAGAAagtcaagaaaaaaacaaacagaaactgtGAGGGATACTTTGTACTCAGTTGTACATTTTTAGGGCTCACTGAGCCAAGTGATCAAGACAATCTCCAAACTACACTGCAACATTATAATACTGACACTGGGGTGCAGAAAAATGGTAACCTCCTACATGGCCTGCTATGGTATATCTATCAGAACACCAATGCTGTAGTGATTTTAATGATTTAgccttccccccccccttttttttttaaaaaaaagtattttctacCATAACTAACAAACCAGTAATGTGTGAAATGGTTTTGGTGAATTGTATATTTTTGAAGCATCTTCCAGAGCTGAACTTTGTAGATGACCTCTGCACACTCATCTCACACAAAGGCCTTTACTTTATTTCCCCATGTTTTTAAAGCCTCACCCTGTACTGTGTTTTCACAGTAAGAAGGTGCTGCAGTAGTACAATAGGAATGACATAGTGAACTGACGCCTTTAGCATCAACCTGGTCTTAGATGCACACATACACCTCGAATTAGCTTGTGGGTTGCCAAGTTGTGGTAAGTGGAAATTGTATGTAAGATATTTatgagtgtttgtgtatgtaGGCTGTTTCATAGAACCTGGAAAattcagaaaaacacacaaagccgACTGATGCACAAATTCCATTTATGCATAATAAAGTTTGAGGTTAGTGCAAATCATGTGAGTTTCCTGAGAGAAAAACGCATCATATTTGATTCAAGAGGATTTCAACATTTAGGAGAACCCAGATTTTATCGGAGAAAATATGTGAGAAAAGTGGtctaaacacagaaaacatataTCAACCTACCTGCTGTTCATCCAGTGGTATGATCACTGTGCTGTTGCTAAGCCTGGCCTTCCCTATCACCGTCTTGGAGAACTGCACTTGGGCTGTGATGTTGGTCACAGTTATGGCATAGTAGTTATTGTTGGTGATGTTCAGTGTGTTCTAGAGAAAAGAAGGTAGTTAATATGGCAAACTTGTTAGCAAACATTATTGATTTAGAGCTGTCCTTGGTCATTGCCTGTCTAAGCATGCTAGCatcaatttaaatatttttaaaaaatgcgtAATTCAAAATTAAGAATTAAACCATGCAGCATTCTACTGATGCAATACTATCAGTAAATTCAGTTAGATTATTAATTAcgttttattttgtatatattttatgtatCATTTATTATAAAGTGCTCACACTTACTGTAAGGTTGAGATAGACAATTCGTTTGTCATGGTCATAGGAGACATAGGCAGACTTCACTCCCACATAGGAGACATCAATGGAGCGAGGGAATAGGAAGAAAACTGCCAGGCCAGACAGCAGCAGGCACAGAGCGACTGATATTGTGACATACAGCTTTCTGCAGGAGATTGAAAGGAGAAGTCAAAAGCTGAAACAGCTGTTGGCTTCAAAGTCTGTTGTGCTGCTGTGTGTTCATTTAGTTTCATCACACGCACAGCTAAGGCAGCTAATTTATAAAAAGAGCACACAATGCAGACTTACGTCCTGCTTGGTCTGAGCCTTTGGTCGCTGTATGGAATCAGAGCCACAAGCTGATTCTCTTGACCTGTtgaatgagtttaaaaaaaaaaagtgtaactgCTGGAATCGATTTCGCATCACTGCTTTAAAACTACATCCAAAGAAGAATCTTCGCCTAGTTTATTTTTCTCACTTAAAATTGCAATTTTCAGGTCTTGACTCGATTTCTAATGGTGGCACCTAAGTAATTAAACCACCTCTTTGAAGTAGGGCATATCAAATGGGAGACAACTTGATAATATCAATAAACTAATTTAGATCAGTATATTCCTCTTGATCCAGAAAACTTGGCCTTGGCAGAAATGTTCAGTCCTGAGTTCCAGATCTGGTTTTAAGTATGAGTGATAAGCAAGTGCAGGCCAAGCCAGTTTTAATAGTTGCCAAGAAAAGAACTGTGGTCTTAAGAACATAACTACGACTTTAAGTTATAACAATTTTTGTAAGCAATATTTCCGTTTTTGTCCTTGCTTTTCTTACTGGTTGGAAATTGAGGTGACATGTGGAAAAGGGTGATGCAAATGCAAGCAACACTTGCATGAAAATGTGCAAGCAGTTGGATTGCATGTTTCCTTATAATGCAGAGTTGTCAGTCAAACTTGATAAAACCAAATGCATACAGCATTCATTAAGCCATTACTAAAGGTTTATAATAAATTGGGATGGTATTCTTGTAAATTTCAACTTGATTCATGGGTATTTTGTACAGATGGGTACTTTAATatctctgcttttaaaaaacTCTTAACAGTTAAACATTTAACAGCTAAGCTTTACCACGAGGGATTCTGCCAGTGCCCTGGCATGTGGGGCAGGTAACGCTGTCCCGTCCAGTGAACTCCACATAGGGGAACTGAGACACATCTCCATTCTTTCCATCCTCTTCTGTGTGACTCCCCCCATACTCCGTCAGAGCATCTTGACTCTCGTCTTTTTGCTTAGCTAAGAGTGACTGGGTCTTGCCCATAGCTGCAGCTGTCTGTaatcagcagaaaaaaaagaacatacaGAGAGAGGAACTTCTGCACAAGTTCAGCACGCCATGCTGACTAACCACATGCCAGAGAGCCATTTGGATGTAAAATTAGATCTGGATGTATCCCAGTAAACACTTCCCAGGGAAACAAACTTCATCACAAAAGTCTTTTGTAAATCTGTTGGAATTCAAACATAGACTCTATTCTTCTCTATTTTTCAATGTtgtataaaatacatttaactaACACATTTGTAAGTTAAATATTTAGACCACTCTCATGGCAAAATGTGACAGGAATGAAACAGTAATTGAATTGCTCATGGTCACGCAGACAAACTGTCACATTCTTTTCTCCACCGTCAGTACGACTTTACTGTCACAGTGACAGAGTAACAGAGTTTTAAAAGAAGCGGGAACTGCTGTATTTTAACTCAAACCAGTCTTTTTCCTAAATCTAATGAATAGTTTTTAAAACCCAACCCTAAATGAGTACTTTCTAATAGATACTGATACATAGATAATAATCCAATCAAATTGATACAACAAGTCTTTCCTGTCGGGGGAGGAGGGAACGGGAGTTGGTGCAAACTATGGTGTCTAGCACCTACCTCTCCAACCTCTAAATACTGACCTACTTGCTCTTTTTAAAGTATAAAATATTAACTTGTATAGACTGAAACAAACTTAGTACATGAGACCGTTGAGAGAGTAAATTGCCTCAAGTTATGCTTGATTTGGACTACAGTGAGAAATCTATGATGTAACTGGAAACCCCTATTAATTGCTCTACCTATTTCTCCAACAAAATATGAAGAAGTGATGGGCAAATTAACTTTTGCATAGTACTACAGCTTTACATTCATAGAATGCCATAACTAGGAATTAATAGTCATAATTCAGACATAACTTGAGGACTCATAAATATGCTTTGCTGTGTGATGTGTTTCTTCAAGGTTATAAATATGTGAGcaatctgtttttttaatgatattatTGCTTTAAGACTGCTTTGTCAAATCAATCTGACTCTAATGACTAGCAGACGTGTTCACTGAACAGGAAAAATCCGCTCCATATTTTCCAAAGTACATTTACTGCAGTGTGAGGCATTTTTAGGGCTGTGCTCATTTAAAACAGATGCTGCTGGGCACTGGTACcggtgcattttattttttcccagtACAACCAGTTTCAAATTGTCCAGCTCTCTTAGGTTATTTGCTCATTTTAGCAGTGCTGGCATGGCTTTCTGACTATGTATTGTCAAAACAATGGCATCCAGTGGGGGCTTTGGACATGCAAGTCACACACTTGCCATCTGCCTgctctgtgtctctgtattgTGTTCGGTCTCACTGATGATAAAATAGTTGGAATTTAGGCCCATGTGTTTCTCTGGTATTTAAAACACTACTTACTCAGCAGttgtaaataataatgtaatgtaAATAAGCACAGTGCCATATTCAAGTATAATAATATAAGAAAACGTGTTATATAAAGTGGTTAATATTGGTCTGTCATACACTAATATCAAAGAACTGCTGAAGTATTAATACGCCAGCTATAGTTTCAAATATACTAAGATTTCATGTGAGTACACTTAAGTAAATGACCAGTAACTGGCAGTTCTGCCTGAACTAATATCCTCATAGTAAAGAACTCTAGGTATTTGTTTTAAACCGTAAAGTAGGCCGGTGTTTCTCAACACGTATAGCACCGTCATGTTTGAGTTGCCTTTTTCCACACCGTTGGATATTCACGCTGTTTCATCTGAGGGTTGCTGAACATAAAACTATAAAGAAATGCTCCAGACTCACCTAGGCTGTTGTCTACATACACGACACACAGCAAAGGCCGCCATGCTGTTACTGCTACTGCTGAGCTGCTAAGGCTAGCCGAGGACACACAGTACCGGCCGGTGGAAAGCGGCTTTTACGcctttatttttacaaacaATAGGCACATTTAgcttatacatttttttaaaaatgtaaacatactCTGAAAACCCGTATTCTGCGTCGACTGTAGGCTGCCAAACGTAATTCAGACATTTAATTAAAACCGGATCGACGGTTCGCCAGTCGTCGAAGTCGTTAAATATCCAACAGACGTTCGTTTAACATTCCGCTAACCGCTTACCTGATGTGTGTTTTAGTCTGTTTTACTTGCCATCCGGTGTATCTCCGTTGTTTGTTGTGGTTCACTCGCCAGCGGAGAAATAACGCCAGGAACGCCCCCCGCTCTTCTCATTGGGCAAGCCGATGATGGTGGATTTATCCGTCTGCACTGTTGTGTTCAAACAAACGGGATGCTGGAGGTGAAGCTGCACTGGGCCACACCCAGTCATTACTCAAATAACACATGTTTGTTCTTTGTGTAATGCTATGAACTATGAACTGCCTTTGTTCAGGTCATTATACCAGAAGAAGTCTTCTGGTATACTGCTGCAGCAACAGCAGTTACTTCCACAATTAGTGACAAAAATGTCAGTTACAACGCATAAACTGCGCCCCCTGGTAGGACGTGAAGATACTGCAACTTACTgtgaaaagttgcaaaaaacattttagttgaGATTTAATAGTCGTTACCATTGCTGtacaatatttaaataaaaaacaacaacaataacaataaaacaaaatccctgaaatttaaaaaacaaacaaaccaaaaaacattttatatttattttctgacTTGTTTACCATCATGTCGCTGGCCACTTCAGTagttacaccttgctagtactgcGTTGGGACCTTTTTTGCCTTAATAACTGCCTCTATTATTTGTGGCATAGATTGACATGGTATAATCAATGCTTAGTTGGCACTAACAGGCCCAAAGCATGCCAAGAAAGTATCCCCCACACAtttacaccaccaccagcagcctgaatcGTGCAGAATGGATCTATTCTTTCATCCTGTTTAC
Coding sequences:
- the tmem106ba gene encoding transmembrane protein 106Ba, whose protein sequence is MGKTQSLLAKQKDESQDALTEYGGSHTEEDGKNGDVSQFPYVEFTGRDSVTCPTCQGTGRIPRGQENQLVALIPYSDQRLRPSRTKLYVTISVALCLLLSGLAVFFLFPRSIDVSYVGVKSAYVSYDHDKRIVYLNLTNTLNITNNNYYAITVTNITAQVQFSKTVIGKARLSNSTVIIPLDEQQIDYMVPTIIADELSYMFDYCTLPTIKVHNIVVMMQVMVTTSYFGHTEQVSQEMYQYVDCGGNTTSLHGHVQVYQ